In one window of Pseudomonas sp. IAC-BECa141 DNA:
- a CDS encoding aminotransferase class V-fold PLP-dependent enzyme, producing the protein MMIPSPWRADFPAIAALQRQDQTYLDNAATTQKPQALLDALAHYYANGAANVHRAQHLPGAHATQAFEDSRLKVAQWLNAGDSGQIIFTHGATSALNLLAYGLEHLFHPGDEIVISALEHHANLLPWQQLAQRRDLKLVILPLDDDGVIDLAAAVHLIGPRTRLLAVSQLSNVLGAWQPLPALLAMAKAHNALTVVDGAQGVVHGRHDVQALGCDFYVFSSHKLYGPDGLGVLFGRNPALEQLRPWQFGGEMVLEANYHDARFRPAPLGFEAGTPPIASVIGLGATLDYLAGLDQDAVSAHEAALHDYLLRGLAARNGIRLLGKPQLALASFVVEGVHNADLAHLLTEQGIAVRAGHHCAMPLLKRFELAGAIRVSLALYNDSEDLERFFEALDQALELLR; encoded by the coding sequence ATGATGATTCCCTCCCCTTGGCGCGCCGATTTCCCGGCCATCGCCGCCCTGCAACGGCAAGACCAGACTTACCTGGACAACGCCGCCACCACGCAAAAACCCCAGGCCCTGCTCGATGCGCTGGCGCATTACTACGCCAATGGCGCAGCCAACGTGCACCGTGCCCAGCACCTGCCCGGCGCCCACGCCACGCAGGCGTTCGAGGACAGTCGCCTGAAGGTTGCCCAGTGGCTGAATGCCGGTGACAGCGGGCAGATCATCTTCACCCACGGCGCCACCAGTGCGCTGAACCTCCTGGCGTATGGCCTGGAACATCTTTTCCATCCGGGCGATGAAATTGTCATCAGCGCCCTGGAGCATCACGCCAACCTGCTCCCGTGGCAGCAACTGGCCCAACGTCGCGACCTGAAGCTGGTAATCCTGCCGCTGGACGATGACGGCGTGATCGACCTCGCTGCCGCCGTTCACCTGATCGGCCCGCGCACTCGTTTGCTGGCGGTCAGCCAGTTGTCCAACGTGCTTGGCGCGTGGCAACCGCTGCCGGCGCTGCTGGCGATGGCCAAGGCGCATAACGCGCTGACCGTGGTCGATGGCGCTCAAGGCGTGGTCCATGGCCGGCATGACGTGCAGGCGCTGGGTTGCGACTTTTATGTGTTTTCCAGCCACAAGCTGTACGGCCCCGATGGCCTCGGCGTGCTGTTCGGACGCAACCCGGCGCTGGAGCAACTTCGCCCGTGGCAGTTCGGTGGCGAAATGGTGCTGGAAGCCAATTACCACGACGCACGTTTCCGCCCGGCGCCACTGGGCTTCGAGGCCGGAACGCCGCCGATTGCCAGCGTGATCGGCCTCGGTGCGACCCTCGACTATCTGGCCGGCCTTGATCAGGACGCGGTGTCCGCCCACGAAGCCGCACTGCACGATTACCTGTTGCGTGGCCTCGCCGCTCGCAATGGCATTCGTCTGCTGGGCAAACCGCAGCTGGCGCTGGCCAGTTTTGTCGTCGAAGGCGTGCACAACGCCGATCTCGCGCACTTGCTGACCGAACAAGGCATCGCCGTGCGTGCCGGGCATCACTGCGCGATGCCGCTGCTCAAACGTTTCGAGCTGGCCGGGGCGATTCGTGTGTCGCTGGCGCTGTACAACGATTCCGAAGATCTGGAGCGGTTTTTTGAAGCGCTGGATCAGGCGCTGGAGTTGTTGCGATGA
- the dapD gene encoding 2,3,4,5-tetrahydropyridine-2,6-dicarboxylate N-succinyltransferase, producing the protein MSNSLFSIAFGVGTQNRQGAWLEVFYAQPLLNPSAELVAAVAPILGYTEGNQAITFSTAQAAQLAEAVKGIDAVQGKLLTRLAESHKPLVATLLAEDTQLTSTPEAYLKLHLLSHRLVKPHGVSLAGIFPLLPNVAWTSQGAIDLSELAELQLEARLRGELLEVFSVDKFPKMTDYVVPAGVRIADAARLRLGAYVGEGTTVMHEGFINFNAGTEGPGMIEGRVSAGVFVGKGSDLGGGCSTMGTLSGGGNIVIKVGEGCLIGANAGIGIPLGDRNTVESGLYVTAGTKVALLDEHNNLVKVVKARELAGQTDLLFRRNSETGAVECKTHKSAIELNEALHAHN; encoded by the coding sequence ATGTCCAACTCCCTGTTCAGTATCGCCTTCGGTGTCGGCACCCAGAACCGTCAAGGCGCGTGGCTGGAAGTGTTCTACGCTCAGCCACTGTTGAACCCTTCGGCCGAACTGGTTGCCGCTGTTGCACCGATCCTCGGCTACACCGAAGGCAACCAGGCCATCACCTTCAGCACCGCCCAGGCTGCGCAACTGGCTGAAGCCGTGAAAGGCATCGACGCGGTACAAGGCAAGCTGCTGACCCGTCTGGCTGAAAGCCACAAGCCGCTGGTCGCGACCCTGCTGGCCGAAGACACTCAGCTGACTTCCACCCCTGAGGCTTACCTGAAGCTGCACCTGCTGTCCCATCGTCTGGTCAAGCCGCACGGCGTGAGCCTGGCCGGGATCTTCCCGCTGCTGCCAAACGTGGCCTGGACCAGCCAGGGCGCCATCGACCTGAGCGAACTGGCCGAGCTGCAACTCGAAGCCCGTCTGCGGGGCGAACTGCTGGAAGTGTTCTCGGTGGACAAGTTCCCGAAAATGACCGACTACGTGGTACCGGCCGGCGTGCGTATCGCTGACGCCGCACGTCTGCGCCTGGGCGCTTATGTGGGCGAAGGCACTACCGTGATGCACGAAGGTTTCATCAACTTCAACGCCGGCACCGAAGGCCCGGGCATGATCGAAGGCCGCGTCTCCGCTGGCGTGTTCGTCGGCAAGGGTTCGGACCTGGGCGGCGGCTGCTCGACCATGGGCACCCTGTCGGGCGGCGGCAACATCGTGATCAAGGTCGGCGAAGGCTGCCTGATCGGCGCCAACGCCGGTATCGGTATCCCGTTGGGCGACCGCAACACCGTGGAGTCGGGCCTGTACGTGACCGCCGGCACCAAGGTTGCACTGCTGGACGAGCACAACAACCTGGTCAAAGTGGTCAAGGCCCGTGAACTGGCCGGTCAGACCGACCTGCTGTTCCGTCGCAATTCGGAAACCGGCGCCGTGGAGTGCAAGACCCACAAATCGGCGATCGAACTGAACGAAGCGCTGCACGCTCACAACTAA
- a CDS encoding ArsC family reductase, which produces MTVSSKTLHLFGIKACDTMKKARTWLDEHAVSYDFHDYKTAGIDREHLTQWCDEHGWQTVLNRAGTTFRKLDDERKADLDQSKAIELMLAQPSMIKRPVLDLGDRTLIGFKPNIYAAALK; this is translated from the coding sequence TTGACCGTTTCAAGCAAAACGTTGCACCTTTTCGGCATCAAAGCCTGCGACACCATGAAAAAGGCGCGCACCTGGCTAGATGAACACGCTGTCAGCTATGACTTCCACGATTACAAGACCGCCGGCATTGACCGTGAGCACCTGACCCAATGGTGCGACGAGCATGGCTGGCAAACGGTGTTGAACCGCGCAGGCACGACCTTTCGCAAACTCGACGACGAACGCAAAGCCGATCTCGACCAGTCGAAAGCCATCGAGCTGATGCTCGCTCAACCCTCGATGATCAAGCGTCCGGTGCTCGATCTCGGTGACCGAACCCTGATTGGCTTCAAGCCAAATATCTACGCGGCCGCACTCAAGTAA
- a CDS encoding Na+/H+ antiporter, giving the protein MQTAYTVLILLMLVSVSRLVGRVIPLPLPLVQIAAGALLAWPTLGLHVALDPELFLFLFLPPLLFSDGWRMPKRELWRLRGPVLTLAVGLVLFTVVGAGYFIHWLLPTIPLPVAFALAAVLSPTDAVAVSAISQNRLPTPLMHMLQGEALMNDASGLVTFKFALVAAVTGAFSLANASLTFVLVAVGGLAVGVALSWLVGRLRAWMIARGWDDPATHVVFMLLLPFAAYVLAERLGASGILSAVAAGMMQSWLDLLPRQTSTRLLNRSVWSLLEFAFNGLIFLLLGLQLPDIIKAVVSHETSLWPTLFYRCLDVVAIFLALVLLRFIWVQSIWRLSVLLRRLRGKGDLTQVPTARSCWLLTVGGVRGAVTLAGVMSVPMLMGGEAFPERDLLIFIAAGVILLSLVAACIALPLLLRGIEKSPDDKRRQEVRDAWRKTAEAAIHALETEEVNPQDAAQAALAAELKARIMSEYRHQLEVFNDSAEAQALAFQMDLLERRLRLKALRAQRLELYSLSRQHQIGDDVLREVLGELDLSEANLGQVK; this is encoded by the coding sequence ATGCAAACCGCTTATACCGTCCTGATCCTGCTGATGCTGGTCAGTGTCTCGCGCCTGGTTGGACGGGTGATTCCGCTGCCGCTGCCACTGGTACAGATCGCCGCCGGTGCCTTGCTGGCCTGGCCGACCCTCGGTCTGCACGTGGCCCTTGATCCCGAACTGTTCCTGTTTCTGTTCTTGCCGCCGCTGCTGTTTTCCGATGGCTGGCGCATGCCCAAGCGTGAACTGTGGCGCTTGCGCGGCCCGGTACTCACGCTGGCGGTCGGGTTGGTGCTGTTTACCGTGGTCGGGGCCGGTTACTTCATTCACTGGTTGCTGCCGACGATTCCGCTGCCGGTGGCCTTCGCGCTGGCGGCGGTGCTGTCCCCGACCGACGCCGTGGCGGTCTCGGCGATTTCCCAGAACCGCTTGCCCACGCCGCTGATGCACATGCTGCAGGGCGAGGCGTTGATGAACGATGCGTCGGGTCTGGTGACGTTCAAATTCGCGCTGGTAGCGGCGGTCACCGGTGCGTTTTCCCTGGCCAATGCCAGCCTGACCTTCGTGCTGGTCGCGGTCGGCGGGCTGGCGGTCGGCGTGGCGCTGAGCTGGCTGGTCGGCCGGTTGCGCGCCTGGATGATCGCCCGGGGCTGGGACGATCCGGCGACCCACGTGGTGTTCATGTTGCTGCTGCCGTTTGCCGCTTACGTGCTGGCCGAACGGCTTGGCGCGTCAGGCATTCTTTCGGCGGTGGCGGCGGGGATGATGCAGAGCTGGCTCGATCTGCTGCCGCGCCAGACCAGCACCCGGTTGCTCAACCGCAGCGTCTGGTCGTTGCTGGAGTTCGCCTTCAACGGTTTGATCTTTCTGCTGCTCGGCCTGCAACTGCCGGACATCATTAAAGCGGTGGTCAGCCACGAGACGTCATTGTGGCCGACCCTGTTCTATCGCTGTCTCGATGTGGTGGCGATTTTCCTGGCGCTGGTGTTGTTGCGCTTCATCTGGGTGCAGAGCATCTGGCGGCTGTCGGTGTTGCTGCGCCGCCTGCGCGGCAAGGGTGATCTGACGCAAGTACCGACCGCCCGGTCCTGCTGGCTGCTGACCGTCGGTGGCGTGCGCGGGGCGGTGACCCTGGCAGGTGTGATGTCGGTACCGATGCTGATGGGTGGCGAGGCGTTCCCCGAGCGCGATCTGCTGATCTTCATCGCCGCCGGGGTGATCCTGTTGTCGCTGGTGGCGGCCTGTATTGCGCTGCCTTTGCTGTTGCGCGGCATCGAAAAGAGCCCGGACGACAAGCGCCGCCAGGAAGTGCGCGACGCCTGGCGCAAGACGGCGGAAGCGGCGATCCATGCGCTGGAGACCGAGGAGGTCAACCCGCAGGACGCCGCGCAAGCCGCGCTGGCAGCGGAGCTCAAGGCGCGGATCATGTCCGAATACCGCCATCAACTGGAAGTCTTCAATGACTCGGCCGAAGCCCAGGCTCTGGCGTTCCAGATGGATCTGCTGGAGCGTCGTCTGCGACTCAAGGCACTGCGTGCGCAACGCCTCGAGTTGTACAGCCTCAGCCGTCAGCACCAGATTGGTGACGACGTGTTGCGTGAGGTGCTGGGCGAGCTGGACTTGAGTGAGGCGAATCTGGGGCAGGTCAAATAA
- a CDS encoding peptidase M12, which yields MKELLDCQLIQWPDDQAAYTAAINENPANAGTPTTPGTRRKRSVVDYSKLWANGRTLKIAFMDAPDAARKTGIINAASKWLPYINLKFEFVDDLKGDIRIATRNNDNSSILGTDALLIHPDHPTMNLGVTPDHADFEVIVMHEFGHALGAMHEHQHPQANIPWDKPKVYAFYQNREMNPLTREQVDYNLFASFDTRDALYLAYDKRSIMHHPISNDLTIGDWEVPINRKISKKDKQLMKLLYPK from the coding sequence ATGAAAGAACTTCTGGATTGCCAACTGATTCAGTGGCCTGACGATCAGGCTGCTTACACAGCCGCCATCAACGAGAACCCGGCGAATGCCGGCACCCCAACCACACCCGGCACTCGCCGCAAACGCTCCGTGGTCGATTACTCGAAACTCTGGGCCAATGGTCGCACGTTGAAAATCGCGTTCATGGATGCACCCGATGCCGCTCGTAAAACAGGGATTATCAATGCAGCCAGCAAATGGCTGCCTTATATCAATCTCAAGTTTGAATTTGTCGACGATCTGAAGGGTGATATCCGCATCGCCACCCGAAACAATGACAACAGTTCGATACTGGGCACCGATGCACTTCTGATTCATCCCGACCATCCGACAATGAACCTGGGCGTCACGCCGGACCATGCCGACTTCGAGGTCATCGTAATGCACGAGTTCGGCCATGCGCTGGGCGCCATGCATGAGCATCAGCACCCACAAGCCAATATTCCATGGGATAAACCCAAGGTGTACGCGTTTTATCAGAATCGGGAAATGAATCCGCTGACCCGCGAACAGGTCGACTACAACCTGTTCGCGTCATTTGATACGCGCGATGCACTTTATCTTGCCTACGACAAGCGTTCGATCATGCATCACCCCATATCGAACGACCTGACGATCGGCGACTGGGAAGTTCCGATAAACCGCAAGATCAGCAAAAAGGACAAACAGTTGATGAAGCTGCTTTATCCAAAATAA
- the dapC gene encoding succinyldiaminopimelate transaminase, giving the protein MNNALSQLQPYPFEKLRALLGSVTPNPDKRPIALSIGEPKHRSPSFVAEALANNLDQMAVYPTTLGIPALREAIAAWCERRFNVPGGWIDPARNVLPVNGTREALFAFTQTVVNRGDDALVVSPNPFYQIYEGAAFLAGAKPHYLPCLDENGFNPDFDAVSPDIWKRCQILFLCSPGNPTGALIPVDVLKKLIALADEYDFVIAADECYSELYFDEQTPPPGLLSACAELGRKDFKRCVVFHSLSKRSNLPGLRSGFVAGDADILKGFLLYRTYHGCAMPVQTQLASVAAWNDEVHVRANRALYREKFDAVLAILSPVMDVQRPDGSFYLWPNVQGDDAAFCRDLFAEEHVTVVPGSYLSRDVDGVNPGAGRVRMALVAPLAECVEAAERIRDFVLRHK; this is encoded by the coding sequence ATGAACAACGCTCTGTCCCAGCTTCAGCCCTACCCGTTCGAAAAGCTCCGCGCCCTGCTCGGCAGCGTCACGCCAAACCCGGACAAGCGCCCGATCGCACTGTCCATCGGCGAACCGAAGCACCGCTCGCCAAGCTTTGTCGCCGAGGCGCTGGCGAACAATCTGGATCAGATGGCGGTGTACCCGACCACTCTCGGTATCCCGGCCCTGCGCGAAGCCATCGCCGCCTGGTGCGAGCGTCGTTTCAACGTGCCGGGCGGCTGGATCGACCCGGCGCGCAACGTGCTGCCGGTCAACGGCACCCGTGAAGCACTGTTCGCCTTTACCCAGACCGTGGTCAACCGTGGCGACGACGCGCTGGTGGTCAGCCCGAATCCGTTCTATCAGATCTATGAAGGCGCAGCGTTCCTCGCCGGCGCCAAGCCGCACTACCTGCCGTGCCTGGACGAGAACGGCTTCAACCCGGACTTCGACGCGGTTTCGCCGGACATCTGGAAGCGCTGCCAGATCCTGTTCCTGTGCTCGCCGGGCAACCCGACCGGTGCGCTGATCCCGGTCGACGTGCTGAAAAAACTGATCGCCCTGGCCGACGAATACGACTTCGTGATCGCCGCCGACGAGTGCTACAGCGAACTGTACTTCGACGAGCAGACGCCACCGCCGGGCCTGCTCAGTGCCTGCGCCGAACTGGGTCGCAAGGACTTCAAGCGTTGCGTGGTGTTCCACAGCCTGTCCAAGCGCTCGAACCTGCCAGGCCTGCGCTCGGGCTTTGTTGCCGGTGATGCCGACATCCTCAAGGGTTTCCTGCTGTATCGCACCTACCACGGTTGCGCGATGCCGGTTCAGACCCAGCTGGCCAGCGTCGCCGCGTGGAACGATGAAGTGCATGTCCGCGCCAACCGTGCGTTGTATCGCGAGAAGTTCGATGCGGTGCTGGCGATCCTCAGCCCGGTGATGGACGTGCAACGCCCCGATGGCAGCTTTTACCTGTGGCCGAATGTGCAGGGCGACGATGCCGCATTCTGCCGCGACCTGTTTGCCGAAGAGCACGTGACTGTGGTGCCGGGTTCGTACCTGTCCCGTGACGTCGATGGCGTCAATCCGGGTGCCGGGCGCGTACGCATGGCGCTGGTTGCGCCGCTGGCGGAATGCGTCGAGGCAGCCGAGCGCATCCGCGACTTCGTCCTGCGCCACAAGTAA
- a CDS encoding [protein-PII] uridylyltransferase, protein MPQVDPELFDRGQFQAELALKASPIAAFKKAIRQAREVLDARFRAGRDIRRLIEDRAWFVDNILQKAWDQFDWSEDADIALVAVGGYGRGELHPYSDIDLLILLDSADHEIFRDSIERFLTLLWDIGLEVGQSVRSVDECAEEARADLTVVTNLMESRTICGPERLRQRMLDVTSTAHMWPSKDFFLAKRAEQKARHHKYNDTEYNLEPNVKGSPGGLRDIQTILWVARRQYGTLNLRALAGEGFLVESENALLASSQEFLWKVRYALHMLAGRAEDRLLFDHQRTIAGLLGFEGDDAKQAVENFMQQYFRVVMSIAQLSDLIIQHFEEVILAPEDEAPPQPINSRFQLHDGYIEARNDNVFRRTPFAMLEIFVLMAQQPEIKGVRADTIRLLRENRHLIDDNFRNDIRNTSLFIELFKCKIGIHRNLRRMNRYGILGRYLPEFGFIVGQMQHDLFHIYTVDAHTLNLIKHLRKLQYSQVSEKFPLAAKLMAKLPKPELIYMAGLYHDIGKGRHGDHSDIGAVDAEAFCQRHQLPVWDSRLIVWLVQNHLVMSTTAQRKDLSDPQVIHDFALAVGDETRLDYLYVLTVADINATNPTLWNSWRASLLRQLYTETKRALRRGLENPVDREEQIRQTQSAALDILVRGGTDPDDVEQLWAQLGDDYFLRHTAGDVAWHTDAILQQPADGGPLVLIKETTQREFEGGTQIFIYAPDQHDFFAVTVAAMDQLNLNIHDARVITSSSQFTLDTYIVLDTDGDSIGDNPVRVKQIREGLTEALRNPADYPTIIQRRVPRQLKHFAFAPQVTIHNDAQRPVTVLELTAPDRPGLLARVGGIFLEFDLSLQNAKIATLGERVEDVFFITDAHNQPLSDPLLCSRLQDAIVEQLSVNQEPDIKLSRISI, encoded by the coding sequence ATGCCGCAGGTGGATCCCGAACTCTTCGACCGCGGTCAGTTCCAGGCTGAACTGGCCCTGAAAGCGAGTCCCATCGCGGCATTCAAGAAGGCGATCCGCCAGGCCCGCGAAGTGCTCGATGCACGTTTTCGCGCCGGCCGCGATATCCGGCGACTGATCGAAGATCGGGCGTGGTTCGTCGACAACATTCTGCAAAAGGCCTGGGACCAGTTCGACTGGAGCGAAGACGCCGACATCGCGCTGGTCGCGGTCGGCGGCTATGGTCGCGGTGAGTTGCACCCGTACTCCGACATCGATCTGCTGATCCTGCTGGACAGCGCCGACCACGAAATCTTCCGCGATTCCATCGAGCGCTTTCTGACGCTGCTGTGGGACATCGGCCTGGAAGTCGGTCAAAGCGTTCGCTCGGTCGACGAGTGCGCCGAAGAGGCCCGCGCCGACCTGACGGTGGTCACCAACCTGATGGAAAGCCGCACCATCTGCGGCCCCGAGCGCCTGCGCCAGCGCATGCTCGATGTCACCAGCACTGCGCACATGTGGCCGAGCAAGGATTTCTTCCTGGCCAAGCGCGCCGAGCAGAAGGCTCGCCACCACAAGTACAACGACACCGAATACAACCTGGAACCCAACGTCAAAGGCTCGCCCGGCGGACTACGGGATATTCAGACGATTCTGTGGGTGGCCCGTCGTCAGTACGGCACCCTGAACCTGCGCGCCCTGGCCGGTGAAGGGTTTCTGGTCGAAAGTGAAAACGCCCTGCTCGCCTCCTCCCAGGAATTCCTCTGGAAGGTGCGCTACGCCCTGCACATGCTCGCCGGTCGCGCCGAAGATCGTCTGCTGTTCGATCACCAGCGCACCATTGCCGGACTGCTGGGTTTTGAAGGCGACGACGCCAAACAGGCCGTCGAAAACTTCATGCAGCAGTACTTCCGCGTCGTGATGAGCATCGCCCAGCTCAGCGACCTGATCATCCAGCACTTCGAGGAAGTCATCCTCGCGCCGGAAGACGAAGCGCCGCCGCAGCCGATCAACTCGCGCTTCCAGCTGCACGACGGCTACATCGAGGCACGCAACGACAACGTATTCCGCCGCACGCCATTCGCCATGCTCGAGATCTTCGTGCTGATGGCCCAGCAGCCGGAGATCAAAGGCGTACGCGCCGACACCATTCGCCTGTTGCGGGAAAACCGTCACCTGATCGACGACAACTTCCGCAACGACATCCGCAACACCAGCCTGTTCATCGAGCTGTTCAAATGCAAGATCGGCATCCACCGCAACCTGCGGCGGATGAACCGTTACGGCATTCTCGGGCGTTATCTGCCGGAGTTCGGCTTTATCGTCGGGCAGATGCAGCACGACCTGTTCCACATCTATACGGTCGATGCGCACACGCTGAACCTGATCAAACACCTGCGCAAATTGCAGTACTCACAGGTTTCGGAAAAATTCCCGCTGGCCGCCAAGCTCATGGCCAAATTGCCGAAACCCGAACTGATCTACATGGCGGGTCTGTATCACGACATCGGCAAGGGCCGGCACGGCGACCACTCGGATATCGGCGCAGTGGATGCCGAGGCGTTCTGCCAGCGCCACCAACTGCCGGTGTGGGACAGCCGCCTGATCGTCTGGCTGGTGCAGAACCACCTGGTGATGTCGACCACCGCCCAGCGCAAAGACTTGTCCGACCCGCAGGTGATCCATGACTTCGCGCTGGCGGTCGGTGACGAAACTCGCCTGGACTACCTGTACGTGCTGACCGTGGCCGACATCAACGCGACCAACCCGACCCTGTGGAATTCCTGGCGTGCCAGCCTGTTGCGCCAGCTCTACACCGAAACCAAGCGTGCCCTGCGCCGCGGGCTGGAGAATCCGGTGGATCGCGAAGAGCAGATCCGCCAGACCCAGAGCGCAGCGCTGGACATCCTGGTACGCGGCGGCACCGATCCCGACGACGTCGAGCAATTGTGGGCGCAACTGGGCGACGACTACTTCCTGCGTCACACCGCCGGCGATGTGGCCTGGCACACCGACGCCATCCTCCAGCAACCGGCCGACGGCGGTCCGCTGGTGCTGATCAAGGAAACGACCCAGCGTGAATTCGAGGGCGGCACACAGATCTTCATCTATGCGCCGGATCAGCACGACTTCTTCGCCGTGACCGTAGCCGCGATGGACCAGCTCAACCTGAACATTCACGACGCCCGGGTCATCACGTCCAGCAGTCAGTTCACCCTCGACACCTACATCGTGCTCGATACCGATGGCGACTCGATCGGCGACAATCCGGTCCGGGTCAAACAGATTCGCGAAGGCCTGACCGAAGCCCTGCGCAACCCGGCCGACTACCCGACGATCATCCAGCGTCGGGTGCCGCGCCAGCTCAAGCATTTCGCGTTCGCCCCGCAGGTGACGATCCACAACGACGCCCAGCGCCCGGTAACGGTACTGGAACTCACTGCACCGGATCGCCCGGGCCTGCTGGCACGGGTTGGCGGGATTTTCCTCGAGTTCGACCTGTCGCTGCAGAACGCCAAGATCGCCACCCTGGGCGAGCGGGTGGAAGACGTGTTCTTCATCACCGACGCCCACAATCAACCGCTGTCCGACCCGCTGCTGTGCAGCCGCCTGCAGGATGCCATCGTCGAACAGCTGAGCGTCAATCAGGAACCCGATATCAAACTGTCGCGCATCAGCATTTGA
- the map gene encoding type I methionyl aminopeptidase: protein MTVTLKTPEDIAGMRVAGKLAADVLEMIAEHVKPGVTTDELNQICHDYIVNVQQAIPAPLNYKGYPKSICTSINHVVCHGIPNDKPLKNGDTLNIDVTVIKDGYHGDTSRMFHVGTVPVWAERLSQVTQECMYKAIEIVKPGCRLGDIGEIIQKHAEKNGFSVVREFCGHGIGKVFHEEPQILHYGRAGTGMELKAGMTFTIEPMINQGKADTKVLGDGWTAITKDRKLSAQWEHTLLVTDTGYEIFTLRSDDTIPRISA from the coding sequence ATGACCGTCACCCTCAAAACCCCCGAGGACATCGCTGGCATGCGTGTCGCCGGCAAACTGGCCGCCGATGTGCTGGAAATGATTGCCGAGCACGTCAAGCCGGGCGTGACCACCGATGAGCTGAACCAGATCTGCCACGACTATATCGTCAACGTGCAGCAGGCCATCCCTGCCCCGCTCAACTACAAGGGCTACCCGAAGTCGATCTGCACCTCGATCAACCACGTGGTCTGCCACGGCATCCCGAACGACAAACCGCTGAAAAACGGCGACACCCTGAACATCGACGTCACCGTGATTAAAGACGGTTACCACGGCGACACCAGCCGCATGTTCCACGTCGGCACCGTGCCGGTCTGGGCCGAGCGTCTGTCCCAGGTCACCCAGGAATGCATGTACAAGGCGATCGAAATCGTCAAACCCGGCTGCCGCCTCGGCGACATCGGCGAAATCATCCAGAAGCACGCGGAAAAGAACGGCTTCTCGGTGGTGCGTGAATTCTGTGGTCACGGCATCGGCAAGGTGTTCCATGAAGAACCGCAGATCCTGCACTACGGCCGTGCCGGCACCGGCATGGAACTGAAGGCCGGCATGACTTTCACCATCGAGCCGATGATCAACCAGGGCAAGGCCGACACCAAAGTACTGGGCGACGGCTGGACCGCGATCACCAAGGATCGCAAGCTGTCGGCGCAGTGGGAACACACTTTGCTTGTTACCGACACCGGCTATGAGATCTTCACCCTGCGCAGCGACGACACCATCCCGCGCATCTCGGCCTGA
- the rpsB gene encoding 30S ribosomal protein S2: protein MSQVNMRDMLKAGVHFGHQTRYWNPKMGKYIFGARNKIHIINLEKTLPMFNEALTFVERLAQGKNKILFVGTKRSAGKIVAEEAARCGSPYVDHRWLGGMLTNFKTIRASIKRLRDLEVQAEDGTFAKLTKKEALMRTRDLEKLDRSLGGIKDMGGLPDALFVIDVDHERIAITEANKLGIPVIGVVDTNSSPEGVDYIIPGNDDAIRAIQLYMGSMADAVIRGRNNVAGGTVEFAAEETQAAAE from the coding sequence ATGTCCCAAGTCAACATGCGCGATATGCTGAAGGCCGGTGTGCACTTCGGTCACCAAACCCGTTACTGGAATCCGAAAATGGGCAAGTACATTTTCGGCGCGCGTAACAAGATTCACATCATCAACCTTGAAAAAACCCTGCCAATGTTCAACGAAGCTCTGACTTTCGTAGAGCGTCTGGCCCAGGGCAAAAACAAGATTCTGTTCGTCGGCACCAAGCGTTCCGCTGGCAAGATCGTTGCTGAAGAAGCAGCACGTTGCGGCTCGCCGTACGTCGATCACCGCTGGTTGGGCGGCATGCTGACCAACTTCAAGACCATCCGTGCTTCCATCAAGCGTCTGCGTGACCTTGAAGTACAAGCCGAAGACGGTACTTTCGCCAAGCTGACCAAGAAAGAAGCGCTGATGCGCACTCGCGATCTTGAGAAGCTGGACCGCTCCCTGGGCGGCATCAAGGACATGGGCGGTCTGCCAGACGCACTGTTCGTGATCGACGTTGACCACGAGCGCATCGCGATCACCGAAGCCAACAAGCTGGGCATCCCGGTCATCGGCGTTGTCGATACAAACAGCAGCCCTGAAGGCGTTGACTACATCATCCCAGGCAACGATGACGCAATCCGCGCTATCCAGCTGTACATGGGTTCGATGGCTGACGCAGTAATCCGCGGTCGCAACAACGTTGCTGGCGGTACTGTAGAATTCGCAGCTGAAGAAACTCAGGCTGCAGCTGAGTAA